A stretch of Prunus dulcis chromosome 6, ALMONDv2, whole genome shotgun sequence DNA encodes these proteins:
- the LOC117629944 gene encoding uncharacterized protein LOC117629944: MPDPVPLSLHHQNLISYISFWNYPLFVSFVSSILESRETERQRRVRTAGNKAMAACGSLQHIFENPKLPENPTTLLESFSSPWNQIKPLNKSLSIPPENSSSFTEIFGELHFKENISSHLMSSSSSSPSLVDFDVSQPKIEKEEESNIDNKNEEKNNYQKIPSKESFPSTPRSSNYNRSHKSSDSFSSMNSESLQCCTEGLGFESSDEVEDLIRTSDQDNWQINMQEEKVSFAKQYFPISEMNGCGGESRRSRTSVGGFPPPISCISKRGKPWVCFKSYRQDGRFVLKEIRIPTQEFLHAYREDGRLKLHFVMPDDKILDEENEEDDDVLNDEEEEEEIEDDDDHQDHLHTDDANGINEGNEPKTTNDEVL, from the coding sequence ATGCCTGATCCCGTGCCTCTTTCTCTCCACCATCAAAATCTCATCTCCTATATTTCTTTCTGGAACTACcctttatttgtttcttttgtctCAAGCATCTTAGAGagcagagagacagagagacagagaagaGTAAGAACTGCAGGGAACAAGGCCATGGCTGCCTGTGGAAGCCTCCAACACATCTTTGAAAACCCTAAATTACCTGAGAACCCAACAACACTTCTTGAATCCTTCTCCTCACCATGGAACCAAATCAAGCCTCTTAATAAATCATTATCCATTCCTCCTGAGAATTCATCATCCTTCACTGAGATCTTTGGTGAGCTTCATTTCAAAGAGAACATCAGTTCTCATTTGATGTCCTCCTCATCTTCATCCCCATCTTTGGTAGACTTCGATGTTTCACAACCCAagattgaaaaagaagaagaatccaATATTGACAACAAGAATGAGGAGAAGAACAATTACCAGAAAATCCCATCAAAGGAATCCTTTCCAAGCACCCCAAGGAGTTCCAATTACAACAGATCTCATAAAAGCAGTGATAGCTTTTCATCAATGAATTCAGAGAGCTTGCAGTGCTGCACAGAGGGACTTGGATTTGAAAGCTCAGATGAGGTTGAGGACTTGATCAGGACTAGTGATCAAGATAATTGGCAGATTAATATGCAAGAGGAGAAGGTTAGCTTTGCAAAGCAATATTTTCCAATATCAGAAATGAATGGTTGTGGTGGTGAATCTAGGAGGTCAAGGACTAGTGTTGGGGGATTTCCTCCACCAATTTCTTGTATAAGCAAGAGGGGGAAGCCTTGGGTTTGCTTCAAGTCTTACAGGCAGGATGGCAGATTTGTCCTCAAAGAGATCAGAATTCCCACCCAGGAGTTCCTCCACGCTTACAGAGAAGACGGGCGTCTCAAGCTGCACTTTGTCATGCCCGATGACAAAATTCTAGATGAGGAAAAtgaggaagatgatgatgtATTAAatgatgaggaagaagaagaggaaattgaagatgatgatgaccACCAAGATCATCTACATACAGATGATGCTAATGGAATAAATGAGGGAAATGAGCCCAAGACAACAAATGATGAGGTACTGTGA
- the LOC117629943 gene encoding rho GTPase-activating protein 1: MTEVLHSPSHFCSSPRAGSSSSSSPPPPSNSSSVSLSCAPPSSLSYAPHPSEEEDCESAVTDCEVDDRDKRRREQLSLLALLVTFFRKSLIPCKSDRRELCAMEIGWPTNVRHVAHVTFDRFNGFLGLPVEFEPEVPRRAPSASTTVFGVSTESMQLSYDSRGNSVPTILLLMQGRLYAEGGLQAEGIFRINAENSQEEHVRDQLNRGDVPEGIDIHCLAGLIKAWFRELPAGVLDSLSPEQVMRCQTEEDCSQLVRLLPPTEVSLLDWAINLMADVVQQEHLNKMNARNIAMVFAPNMTQMADPLTALMYAVQVMNFLKTLILKTLRERKDAVVEPPVCYEEPSDEHGHQSPSQSCREDTGKDNEEKEQSLITEEPILGSSSNSNHVNNLTNREASSSISLVDGDGCCDTAAHVDSITAEIQGESAKNKSGESSISNFKMGPKSTSDHQPVVWGTGTVEKNRGISNLSRIDSRMERIEAWR, translated from the exons ATGACTGAGGTCCTCCATTCCCCTTCCCATTTCTGCTCTTCCCCAAGAGCCggctcctcttcttcttcttctcctcctcctccttctaattcttcttctgtttCGTTATCGTGCGCACCCCCATCTTCTTTATCCTACGCGCCCCACCCTagcgaagaagaagattgcgAGTCTGCGGTGACTGACTGTGAGGTGGACGACCGTGACAAGCGGAGAAGGGAACAGCTTTCTCTCTTGGCATTGCTTGTAACCTTTTTCAGGAAATCTTTGATTCCTTGCAAGAGTGATAGGAGGGAGCTTTGTGCTATGGAGATCGGCTGGCCAACCAATGTGCGCCACGTGGCGCATGTCACCTTTGATAGGTTCAATGGGTTCTTGGGTTTGCCTGTGGAGTTTGAACCTGAAGTCCCCAGGAGGGCTCCTAGTGCAAg TACAACTGTTTTTGGAGTATCCACGGAGTCCATGCAGTTGTCATACGACTCTAGAGGGAATAGTGTGCCAACAATTCTCTTGCTTATGCAAGGACGGTTATATGCTGAAGGAGGCCTTCAG GCAGAAGGGATTTTCAGAATTAATGCAGAAAACAGTCAAGAGGAGCATGTAAGGGACCAATTAAATAGGGGAGATGTACCAGAAGGCATCGATATACACTGTTTGGCAGGTTTGATCAAG GCTTGGTTTAGGGAACTCCCAGCTGGGGTTCTGGATTCTCTATCCCCTGAGCAGGTAATGCGATGTCAGACAGAGGAGGACTGTTCGCAGCTTGTAAGGCTTCTACCTCCCACTGAAGTTTCCCTACTGGATTGGGCCATCAACCTTATGGCTGATGTTGTCCAACAGGAACATCTGAACAAGATGAATGCACGCAACATAGCCATGGTTTTTGCACCAAACATGACGCAG aTGGCAGATCCTTTGACTGCATTGATGTATGCAGTCCAAGTGATGAACTTCCTCAAAACGCTTATTTTGAAGACACTGCGAGAAAGGAAGGATGCTGTGGTAGAGCCTCCTGTGTGCTATGAAGAACCTTCTGATGAGCATGGACACCAGAGTCCTTCACAGTCCTGCAGGGAAGATACTGGCAAAGATAATGAAGAGAAAGAGCAATCGTTGATTACTGAAGAACCTATACTGGGAAGTTCATCTAACTCTAACCATGTCAATAACCTAACCAATAGAGAGGCTAGCAGTTCGATAAGCTTGGTTGATGGCGATGGGTGTTGTGATACTGCTGCGCACGTTGACAGCATAACAGCGGAAATTCAAGGCGAATCTGCAAAGAACAAATCTGGTGAATCGAgtatctcaaatttcaaaatggggCCTAAAAGCACAAGTGATCACCAGCCTGTGGTATGGGGAACAGGGACTGTTGAGAAGAATAGGGGTATCAGCAATCTGAGTCGCATAGATTCAAGGATGGAGCGGATTGAAGCCTGGCGGTGA
- the LOC117631839 gene encoding uncharacterized protein LOC117631839 translates to MAMGIKLDWSWSSAIIGAASALATTALISSKPKDPTFDVVSIKLTSFKLNFPLLDAELILTVQVTNPNVVPIQYSSTTMSIFYKGALLGSADVEAGSQPAKSSQLLQLPARLDGLQLAHHAASFIADAARREMVLDAAVDIAGTARVLWWDHKFKVHVDSHITVDPIFLDVIDQENKSKMDISLTGV, encoded by the coding sequence ATGGCCATGGGCATAAAGCTCGACTGGAGCTGGAGCTCAGCTATAATCGGCGCGGCGTCGGCTTTAGCAACAACGGCTCTAATCTCCTCCAAGCCCAAGGACCCCACCTTCGACGTCGTCTCAATCAAGCTGACCTCCTTCAAGCTCAACTTCCCGCTCCTCGACGCCGAGCTCATCCTCACCGTCCAAGTCACCAACCCCAACGTGGTGCCCATCCAGTATTCCTCCACCACCATGTCCATCTTCTACAAGGGCGCACTTCTCGGCTCGGCAGATGTCGAAGCCGGCTCCCAGCCCGCCAAGTCGTCCCAGCTGCTTCAGCTCCCGGCTCGGCTGGACGGGCTCCAGCTCGCACACCACGCCGCTAGCTTTATCGCGGACGCGGCGAGGCGGGAGATGGTGCTTGACGCTGCCGTGGATATCGCTGGTACCGCCAGGGTTTTGTGGTGGGATCATAAGTTTAAGGTCCACGTGGATAGTCACATCACCGTCGATCCAATTTTCCTCGATGTCATTGATCAGGAAAATAAGTCCAAGATGGACATTTCTCTCACTGGAGTTtag